TTCCTTACGCTTTCTCCGCAGAACTATTTCGGCAGCATGGCAGATGCCGCCAATCGGCGGATTGTATTTGCGAATGACGATTTTTACATGGGAAGCAGTGCCGAATCGGTTGAAAATCTGTTGTACGATGCGCTCGCCTAAGTGTTCCAGCAACTGCGCGGGTTTTTCCATTTCCTCTTTGGCGATGGCGTAGAGGGTTTCGTAGTTAATGGTATCGGCCAAACGGTCGTTGACGGCGGCACGGCTTAAATCGGTGCGCACGACAATATCTACCCCGTACCGATTGCCGATTTTGCGCTCTTCGGGGTAGTAGCCGTGGTAAGCAAAAAAAACAAGCCCTTTGAGAGAGACGGTATCAACGGGAGGCATGGAAATGTAGGTGAGTTGGTTAGATGATGGAATGATGAGTTATTTCATCGGTAAGTGATTCGGCAAAATTAAGTGTAATTACATAATCACATTTATGGTTGGTAATAACGTGATTTTTCGCTGATTTTTTAAACTCCGAATTCCTAAATGCAAATGACGAGATGCCGATTGATATTGCTCACGCACCCAAATTGCTTCATCAATACCTCCTGTGATTACAGCGAATCAAAAAATGACCAGTCCGCATCTTCATTGTTAGAAGACACCACTTGTTTTTCCGGCTCCTGATGTACAGGCGGCGGCATTGTAGGCGATGCAGATGGTTTCTTTTGTTGCAAATGGTCGTCTATTTCCTTTAAATCCTGCCGCGCCTGCATGTTTTGTTGTCGCATCAGCTCGTTGGCTTTGCGGATTTCTTCTTCGTAAACGACCGTTCGCTTGAAGGCCTCTACTTGGTCTATTCTGTGTTGAGTATCGGTAATCAGTTGCCGCATTTCGTGGAGCAAGGTATCGCGTTGTTTTTCCAACAGGCGGCAGGTGTAGTCTAACTTGCGGAGTTCCTCGCGCATTTCCGAAAGCGACTGATGGGTGCGCTGGTTTGCCTCTTTAATCATGGCGCGGGCTTTCATGCGGGCATCTTCCAATATCTGATTGGCTTTGATGCGGGTTTCATACATCAATAGGTCAGCTTCGCGTTTAGCATTTTCCCGCAGCGCATTGTTGCTGTCTTCCAACTTGTTCAGATGCCGGAAAAGTGAAGCCTCTATATCTTTGAGGCGGTTCAGTTCCGACATGGCATTGGCAAGTTTGGCTTCCAAATCCTGATTGCGGTAGCCGACTTCCTCCCATGCCTGCGACAGTGCGTTCAGAAAAGAATGGACTTCCTCTTTGCTGTAACCGCCAAAGGTTACTTTTTCAAAGGATTTTTTGCGAATGTCTAACGATGTAACTTTCATAAAAGGGGCTGCCTGCCGTTAGCCTGTAATGTGTTTCAACAACTAATGTTTTACATGATAACGCAATATAGCGGTTGCAAATTAGAGAAAACCAAGAAAAATCCAACAACAGACTTATTTTTGCTAAAAATTGATTGAGTTTTCCACAGTAAACTCCCAAACAGACAGCGTTCGGTCGTCGGAAGCGGCAACAAATTGGTTATTGTTGAGCCAAAGCAATTTATTTACCGAAGTGCCGTGGCCGGCATGTCGGGCACGGTCAATCACCTTCCGCAAGGTAAATGTGGCGGCCTCCCAGAGTTTAATGGATTTGTCTTTGCTGCAAGTAATAAACCACCTGCCATCGGGGCTGTATGCTATATGATTGATGGTGTACATATGTGCAACAATACTTTGTTGCAGCGCATAGCCGGCTGCCACGTTCCATATGCGCAAATGTGCGTCGCGGCTGCCGCTGAGCAAGTAACGCCTGCAAGGCGAGTAGGTAAGTGAAAAAACGGAGTTGGTGTGCCCTGCTAACTTTGCTATGGGCTGCATGGTGCGGTGGTCTATAATGTAAATATGGTGGTCGCTTGTACCAACTGCCAAATGCGGCAGGGAGGCATGTAGGGCTAAACAACGCAGGCTTTTGTCGCAAATTTGCCATTTGCCGATTGTTTGCAGGCGGTCGGCAGTCAGCACAACCAACTCGCCGCTGCCTGTGGCGACATACAGCCGATTGTTTTGGCAGGCTATATCAAAAATGGCAGCCGAAGTAACGGCGGCCGAGGCTGCAACCTGTCGCGTGTCTGTTTGGATGCGGTACACCCCTTGGTTGTTTTGCCCTACTACAAGCGCTTGCTCCTCGGGAAGCGGGCAAAGGGCATATACCGTTCCGGATACTCTGGCGATGAGTTGCCCCTGTTCAGGCTTGTTTTTGTCCCACAGCACAACCAGACCGTCATTGCCTGCCGAGTAAAAACAATCGGGCGCAGCGGCAGGAGCAAGCGCATAGAGGCTGTCGGCATGGCCTGTCATTGTGGCAATTTTTTTTACCTGTATTTTAGCCATATCCCTTTGCAGTTCCCTGATTAGTCTTATTTTTGTATGAGGCGCATTTTTCAGAGCATGTACAGGTTTTTTACATCTGTTTTACTGATAGCAAGTTGGCTTTTCGCTCAACCCTTGATGGGGCAAACCCAATCGGTCGGGGATGATACAACAGACCCGATAGCAGGCTATCAGAAACTGATTGCTTCCGGCGGCGACTACGATACCCTATCTGCCCAAACGCTTGAACGCTTGCTGTACAAGGCCAATGCCAGCTATTACGGCCCTAAGTTGGTAGTTGAAAATTTTGCCAAAAGCCATCTGTTGGCCATTTATGCCTATCAGCAGCAAGAGTTTTCGGAAGCTATCCTCTATGCACATCTTGCACTCCGATGGGCTGCAAAAATAGGGGATGATAACTGTAAAGCATCATCGTTTCGCATACTGTCCGATATTTACAACAAACAGAATCGCTACGACTCGGCGCTGCACTATAAAACCAAGGCACTTGTCATCTACCAGCAGCTAAGAAATCATACCCTTGCCAATGTAATGAATTATCAGATTGGCAATTTGTATTTTGACGTAAACGACTACGACCAAGCCAAAGTTTTTTTAGACGAATTTCTGCAAAGAGATACGCGCTATAATATCACCCATACGCTGCGAGCCTATAACCGAATAGGGCGCATTTATCACTTTCAGGGACGCTACGATGTGGCCGTAGGCTATTTTGAACATGCTGCCACACTTGCCGCCCGTTACAACATGCCGCAGTGGGTAGTAACGGCTAAGGGGAATATCGGGAAGGTGTATTTTAAACAACAGAAATACCGCGAAGCCATTCCCCTGTTGGAAGCAAGCTACCTTTCTGCCTTAGAATATCGGGATACCAGCCGCGCCGTTGTTGATAACTGCACGCTGGCCGAAACCTATCTTAGTACAGGTAACAAGCAAAAAGCAGCGGAACTGCTACAACAAGCAGCAAAACTGACCAATGCTACTGCCATAAGTGCCGAAGCCCAACTTGCCTACTTGCGTTTTCGGTATCTGTATGCCAAATCATTGGCCGATGCCTCGACCGCACTACAATTTTTGGAAGCATACAAACACTTGGGCGATTCGCTCAACAGTTACAGTTCGCAAAAGAAATTAGAACAAGTGCGCACTATGAATGCGGAGGCTGTTCAGCAAATACATGATAAATTGATGCAGAAAAAAGCCGAGTCGGCAGAACAGGAGCGCAACTATCTGCTCGTAGGCAGCCTTTTGTTTGCAGCGGTGGTCATACCGATGTTATTCTTCCTGATACGCCTTAATCGGAAGCGCAGGCGCGCAAACCTTGATTTGGAACGCAGCCAATACGAAATTGGTTTGAAAAACAGGTTGTTGCAAGAACAGAACAAACAAATAGCCGCCCAAGCTGCCAATTTGGAACAGATGGTCAAAGAGCGCACCCGCGACCTTGAAGCTACTATTAAAGGCCTCAACAGCCACAACAAAGACCTTCAACAATTTTCCTACATCGTTTCTCACAATATCCGCTCGCCCATTACCCAAATACTGGGGCTGATTAGCATTTTTAATGTCAATCAGTTAGATGACCCGCTCAATATAGAGATATTGAAAAACCTGCAAAAATCGGCAGCCAACCTTGACCAAGTCATCAAAGACCTGAACATTATTATTTCTACCCGCCAAAGCCTCGATGCATTGAAAGAAAAAGTTGATTTGGAGGAAATCATGCGGCAGGTACTGATTGGTTTGGAAGCCAATATTGCAGCCACACGGGCGAGTATTCAGTACGATTTTACCTTACAGCCCATACTCTACACGGTCAGAGGCTACATGCACAGTATTTTGCACAACTTAGTGTCCAATGCGATTAAATACCGCGCCGAGAACCGCACCCCGCATATTGTGGTTTCATCTGACCAAGTAGGCGATTTTTGCTGCCTGACCGTTGCGGACAACGGGCTGGGAATAGACCTTGCCAATACCGATACTTACAA
This window of the Rhodoflexus caldus genome carries:
- the folB gene encoding dihydroneopterin aldolase — translated: MPPVDTVSLKGLVFFAYHGYYPEERKIGNRYGVDIVVRTDLSRAAVNDRLADTINYETLYAIAKEEMEKPAQLLEHLGERIVQQIFNRFGTASHVKIVIRKYNPPIGGICHAAEIVLRRKRKESISGVS
- a CDS encoding DivIVA domain-containing protein, which produces MKVTSLDIRKKSFEKVTFGGYSKEEVHSFLNALSQAWEEVGYRNQDLEAKLANAMSELNRLKDIEASLFRHLNKLEDSNNALRENAKREADLLMYETRIKANQILEDARMKARAMIKEANQRTHQSLSEMREELRKLDYTCRLLEKQRDTLLHEMRQLITDTQHRIDQVEAFKRTVVYEEEIRKANELMRQQNMQARQDLKEIDDHLQQKKPSASPTMPPPVHQEPEKQVVSSNNEDADWSFFDSL
- a CDS encoding WD40 repeat domain-containing protein, with translation MAKIQVKKIATMTGHADSLYALAPAAAPDCFYSAGNDGLVVLWDKNKPEQGQLIARVSGTVYALCPLPEEQALVVGQNNQGVYRIQTDTRQVAASAAVTSAAIFDIACQNNRLYVATGSGELVVLTADRLQTIGKWQICDKSLRCLALHASLPHLAVGTSDHHIYIIDHRTMQPIAKLAGHTNSVFSLTYSPCRRYLLSGSRDAHLRIWNVAAGYALQQSIVAHMYTINHIAYSPDGRWFITCSKDKSIKLWEAATFTLRKVIDRARHAGHGTSVNKLLWLNNNQFVAASDDRTLSVWEFTVENSINF
- a CDS encoding tetratricopeptide repeat protein; translation: MYRFFTSVLLIASWLFAQPLMGQTQSVGDDTTDPIAGYQKLIASGGDYDTLSAQTLERLLYKANASYYGPKLVVENFAKSHLLAIYAYQQQEFSEAILYAHLALRWAAKIGDDNCKASSFRILSDIYNKQNRYDSALHYKTKALVIYQQLRNHTLANVMNYQIGNLYFDVNDYDQAKVFLDEFLQRDTRYNITHTLRAYNRIGRIYHFQGRYDVAVGYFEHAATLAARYNMPQWVVTAKGNIGKVYFKQQKYREAIPLLEASYLSALEYRDTSRAVVDNCTLAETYLSTGNKQKAAELLQQAAKLTNATAISAEAQLAYLRFRYLYAKSLADASTALQFLEAYKHLGDSLNSYSSQKKLEQVRTMNAEAVQQIHDKLMQKKAESAEQERNYLLVGSLLFAAVVIPMLFFLIRLNRKRRRANLDLERSQYEIGLKNRLLQEQNKQIAAQAANLEQMVKERTRDLEATIKGLNSHNKDLQQFSYIVSHNIRSPITQILGLISIFNVNQLDDPLNIEILKNLQKSAANLDQVIKDLNIIISTRQSLDALKEKVDLEEIMRQVLIGLEANIAATRASIQYDFTLQPILYTVRGYMHSILHNLVSNAIKYRAENRTPHIVVSSDQVGDFCCLTVADNGLGIDLANTDTYKIFGLYQRMHTHTEGKGLGLYLVKTQVESLGGTIGVESQLGVGTVFRIMLPLL